The Chryseobacterium aureum genome contains a region encoding:
- a CDS encoding cyanophycinase: MKPVGKLIVIGGAVNKGSFAETDYDQNIEKNLNFFERGILRKIINESKHKENSVIEIVTTASQIPQIVGSEYKKAFEFLGAKNVNVLDIHNREEANSDAMVARANAADVMMFTGGDQLRLTSILGGTRFHDTILLKYQEQDFIYSGTSAGAAAASENMIYQGSSSEALLKGEIKTTQGLGLIDNVIIDTHFVQRGRIGRLFQAVVNNPRTLGIGLGEDTGLYIHNDVMTAVGSGLVILVDGRFIKDTNLTNINLGEPISIDNLTVHVMSMNDHYDLTTKKLTIENSQFNPIPQDK; encoded by the coding sequence ATGAAACCTGTAGGAAAATTAATAGTTATCGGAGGAGCTGTAAACAAAGGAAGTTTTGCTGAAACCGATTATGATCAAAATATCGAAAAGAATCTTAATTTTTTTGAGCGTGGGATCTTAAGAAAGATCATCAACGAATCGAAACACAAAGAAAACTCTGTGATTGAAATAGTCACAACTGCATCTCAAATCCCTCAGATTGTAGGTTCTGAATACAAAAAAGCATTTGAGTTTCTGGGTGCCAAAAATGTAAATGTCCTGGATATCCACAACCGTGAGGAGGCCAATTCTGATGCAATGGTGGCAAGAGCCAATGCTGCCGATGTTATGATGTTCACCGGAGGAGACCAGCTGAGACTTACTTCTATTCTGGGAGGAACAAGATTTCATGACACGATTCTATTAAAATACCAGGAACAGGACTTTATCTATTCCGGAACTTCTGCAGGTGCAGCCGCTGCTTCCGAAAATATGATCTATCAGGGAAGCAGTTCTGAGGCTCTTTTAAAAGGAGAAATCAAAACTACGCAAGGACTGGGTTTAATAGACAATGTTATTATTGATACTCACTTCGTACAGCGCGGAAGAATCGGACGTCTTTTCCAGGCAGTGGTAAACAATCCAAGAACTTTGGGAATAGGGTTGGGTGAAGATACCGGGCTTTACATTCATAATGATGTAATGACCGCTGTAGGCTCCGGTCTTGTGATCTTAGTGGACGGACGATTCATTAAAGACACCAATCTTACCAACATCAACCTTGGAGAGCCTATTTCTATTGATAATTTAACGGTACACGTAATGTCTATGAATGATCATTATGATCTTACAACAAAGAAATTAACCATCGAAAATTCCCAGTTCAATCCGATACCACAGGATAAGTAG
- a CDS encoding isoaspartyl peptidase/L-asparaginase, whose amino-acid sequence MKIIIHGGFFSESDQSHEVKTAKQNSLKQIAQKAFDYLTTHSAFDTVAYAVSLLEDDPLYNAGIGSQIQSDGVIRMSAAIMNGSTQKLSGVINIQNVQNPIFVAKDLINEDDRVLGGNGAKIYATENGFENFSTEIPQRRKEYEAKLANGGKGTVGCVALDKDGKLAVATSTGGKGFEIPGRISDSATVAGNYANAFCAVSCTGVGEDIVSNATAAKIVTRVTDGMNLQQAFSRTFDELKTIDGFAGAIAIDKDGTVYHQDSYPTMVFASFDGENFEVFS is encoded by the coding sequence ATGAAAATCATTATCCACGGCGGTTTTTTTTCAGAAAGCGACCAAAGCCATGAAGTAAAAACAGCTAAACAGAACTCATTAAAACAAATTGCTCAAAAGGCATTTGATTATCTTACAACACATTCTGCTTTCGATACGGTTGCCTATGCCGTTTCACTGCTGGAAGATGATCCTTTATACAATGCAGGAATCGGTTCCCAGATTCAGAGTGACGGTGTTATCCGTATGAGTGCTGCTATTATGAACGGAAGCACTCAGAAACTAAGTGGGGTGATTAATATTCAAAATGTACAGAACCCAATTTTTGTGGCCAAAGATCTCATCAATGAAGATGACCGGGTTTTAGGAGGAAATGGTGCCAAAATTTATGCTACTGAGAATGGTTTTGAAAATTTTTCTACGGAAATTCCCCAGAGAAGAAAAGAATACGAAGCTAAACTTGCTAACGGAGGAAAAGGAACCGTAGGCTGTGTAGCCCTTGATAAAGACGGAAAACTTGCTGTTGCTACTTCTACAGGAGGCAAAGGTTTCGAGATTCCGGGAAGAATTTCAGATTCTGCCACAGTGGCCGGAAATTATGCCAATGCTTTCTGCGCAGTGAGCTGTACAGGTGTAGGTGAAGATATTGTAAGCAATGCTACTGCGGCAAAAATTGTAACAAGAGTTACAGACGGAATGAACCTTCAACAGGCTTTCAGCAGAACATTTGATGAGCTTAAAACCATTGACGGCTTCGCAGGTGCCATTGCTATTGATAAAGACGGAACTGTTTATCATCAGGATTCCTATCCTACTATGGTTTTCGCCAGTTTTGACGGAGAAAATTTTGAAGTCTTTTCTTAA
- a CDS encoding YtxH domain-containing protein: MGNKAKGLLALLGLGALAYWKYKNSSPEDQQAVKDKINTAKDNLNKWGNDLKSKANDVASQVQSKVDEAKTKAEDSLS, from the coding sequence ATGGGAAACAAAGCAAAAGGACTATTAGCTTTATTAGGTTTAGGAGCATTAGCTTACTGGAAATATAAGAACTCAAGTCCTGAAGATCAGCAAGCGGTAAAAGATAAAATTAATACAGCAAAAGACAATCTTAACAAATGGGGAAATGACCTTAAGAGCAAAGCCAATGACGTTGCTTCTCAGGTTCAGAGTAAAGTAGACGAAGCCAAAACAAAGGCTGAAGATTCTCTTAGCTAA